TCAGATCCGATCTCTGCCCTCAATGTCAACTCAAATTCAGACAAACAGCCTGATACAGACATCTTGGGCAGCCAGGGTCCTTCTAATTTCCACTTCAACTTTTTTGTAGCCacttcatatttatttattcagaatGGGTAATATTACATAAAATCACATTGCTCCCTTCAGGCTTCCAGAAATTGTCCTGAGAATGAAAGATTAAAAGGGACCTTCAAAGAAGATCCTGAGTTACTTTCTGAACAGTTCTAACGAGAGTGATAAGAAATATTCTCGTTCcaaacagcagaaggaagaaatgtTATCATTCCAAACAGCAGGAAGCTAGCAATTAAACTGCTTTCCAGGAAATGCAGTTCTGAAGAATCTTTGACATTGACAGGATCTACACTTTCTTATTGTGAGCAGGCTAATTTGAGGGAGGTTCCcacctgcttttcctcctgtttgtCTTTAAAGAAAGACTAAGCTCTTTCCAGTGTTTTACAAGACAGAGTGTCAGCCTAATAAAGTTCAGTGATGGAGACCCTAAAGAGTCCATTGAGCTTCTGCAGAGTTGAGGAGAAGGCAGTCAGATTATGGAGAGGGACAGAGTTCCAGACAGAACTCCTGGTAATTCCAAGGTGGTTGACTGCAGACCACGGTAAGTTTAGGACCCAGCGTACTGAACACTGACTGTTCTGGAAGCCACTGTGAATTGGGAGGCTCCCCTGCACCTAACCAAGGGCCTAGGCATCCACGAGTTACGTTAAAGATATGATGTGCTAATCCCTATGGTAAAGATTCAGAGCTTAATTTGGGATGCAGAGACTGTGTCAGATTTCTCGCCCCAGAGGCAACAGCTGTGCTGACTAAATGCAGATCTAGTCCACACTATTTCTTCTAAGAAGTATGCTTCTTCTTTCTTGATTATAAagcacttctcttttttttcctctcatattatttctcatttcttgTTAATAAATGTTCCAAAAAAGACTTGAATAGAAAGCTCAAAGAATGAAGATCAATGCAGTTGGTTTGGTACTTTCTTCTGCCCCCAGCCAGCAATATTAAAGTAAGAATTTCATATTCTTGTagtggaaaaaatatattcttgatGAATGGGTGGTGGGATAACATAATGGGGGGAAAATGTGTTCAGTTACTGTATTTTCACTCCTGATTTCATCTCTATCCAATCAAGAGTCCTACTTAAAAGCTTTCAACTACTAACCGGCTAAGGGATCATTCCTATGCCTTTCCCAGAAGTCTTCAAATTCTTTGCGAACTTCTTCATCAATTACAACACCTGCTAGCTGCTCATTGTTCACTTTAACATAGTTGGCTTTTAAGACAAGCTCCAAGTCACAGCGTGCACCCTCGTGGAAAGGTTTCCACCTCTGCATTACCACTCCATACACTGTGATGTCATCTCCTAGAGGTAACAACAGAAATTAGTAAAGTAACATCTGACTTGAGACATGCAGACACTTCAGCTAGCTGTAATGCACAATAATGTGATCTAGAGCCTGTGTTACAGTTaataaggttaaaaaaaatctaacaactgaaaacaaaacctcctGCAGTTACTGGAAGTTGAAAACAAAGATAAGGTAGGTTGCTTGAGTCTGTGCTAGGAAGTTATGTCTTTCCACTTCTGTTTAAGGGAGGTGGATTCTTAAAGACATATCTCTGCTTGTTTCCTCTTTTAGAAGAGAGGAATTCCTGGTAAACTGTAGAAGCTCTTTCAATTAGATTAATTATACAAAAAAATCTTAGTCAAAACTTATTTAGCTTCTGGTAACTTTTGTGATGAATCACTTGTTAACATTCTGAGTAGAGTGTTCTTCTGAGAAAGTACAGctacaaattaatttcttgtggAAATGTGCCTATCTGAGTATTTTTAGTCCACTCCTAATTTATCCTCCTGCCAATTAGCTGCTTCTTTGAAAGCCAAGTAGCTTTTTCCACCTGCAGCACTCCTTAGATAGGAGGTCAGGTTTCCTGGCTCTCCAGGCCTATGGAGGGGCACCTCACGCTGTGAGACTCAATCTCCCGGGGAGGTTTGGTGTTCTGCACTAACAAGTTTTATTATACTTTCTGTATGTCACAACACATTACTTATTGAAACTGATCTGTCAAACAGTCAAGATGTAACCTGGGGGTGCATGACGTTTTCTAGAATGATCATCAGCTGCCACGCTAACGTTCAGCCTGAAACAGCAACGTGACAGATGAACACACCTCATTTGAGGAGCCCCCAGCACTGACAGCCACTTGACAGAGATTCATCTCAAATGGACAACTAAAAATTCTTGTGGGTACAAACATATGTAATTTATGCAATATCCTCACCAGACTTGCAACTGTCCACCAAGTCATCTTCCAGAACAACCATCATGCAACGAGGGATGCTTCCAACAGACAGCCTCTGAACCTAGGtgatgggaaggaaaagcactTCTTAAGAACAGCACCTTCAAAAGCCTTTAATTTACAGCTGCTCTGGCTTAAGGGCCTACTAGGGTCCTTTCCTGGGACTGAGGTCAGTTCTTGCTTTTTATCACAAAACTTACAGTAAGGATGCCAATGCTGCCCTGAGCTTAACAATGAAAGTTTAATGCTGATATTAATGCAAATGGGATTGGGTATTAAATTAGCAGAAGGTGCTCGGTGCTGGGAGATGTTGTGTGATTTCAATATCTTGCTGAAGAAAGCTCACTAAAGGAGGCCATTTGAAAGAGCTgatccttttttttattataatttgaGTTATTACTAGATACTTCTTCGGTATGTAAAGTTGACTTTGGGTACTGAAGCATGTGCATGGGTTAGACAACCCTTCATTGAAGTATATACTGAGGGttattctctgtatttttctggtATTTAACCGTGACTTGATAGTTGGAGATTAAGTTTACACCTAGGTGTCAAGGATTAAATCAAaaacaggaaaaccaaaatacatatTGACAAATGTGACAGTAACTCGTGTaactctctttcttttctgcaggGCAAACTCTGTGCAATCTTGTCACAGTCCATTTCTAACCAGCAATCTTTCCATTTACACTTTACAGCTTTCAACAGTTTTGAGAGTATCCACTGCACAAGAACAAGTCAGAAGTACCTTTTCATTCTGCAGCACAGGTCATACATGCTAGAATTCTTAATGTATTCACTCTCTGGTGCCTAGGAAGGTTAATTCACCCTTGTGTATCATCTAAATGGCCACAGGCAGTTCACATTATGTTCAGTACTGGTGGCATGCACAGTTACTTGCAGAGCTCAGTAGGAAACACAAGGGAAATTCACTCCTAGTTTAACTTTACTGTTTTTAATAAGCCCATGTTGCTTATTAAAGAGATCTGTGTGTCACacgctaggaaaaaaaaaaagttaaagagaTGTCCCATATGTCAGAAAAAATCATTGTATGTACATGCAATATAGGGCTTATTTCCCAGAAAGTTTTATTCCCTTACTTTTTTTGGTATTCTGAACTTTTAAGACCTTAATTTCTGACTTCATACATTCCTTCTCCACCTTGTCTGTACTTCCGCCCAGGGCTACCATCAGAAAACAAGCGCAAATTCTGCATCCAAGTTCTGTAAGGATCACATATGCAATAATTGTTGAATTAAATATTGGTTGAAGGGAAGAGACATTTGCAGACACCACGTATTGACCACATTGCACAGCTACAGCTGGCCCTGGCCAACACTGGGCTAGCTTTAGTCCTCAGAAGCAGTGTTGAACATCAGCATCATGTACAGGAAGTGTTTAGAGAAACAATGCACACTTGGTATTATAGGGATTCAACGTGGAATGGAATTTCATCTATGGAAATTTCATCTATTAACTGACCGCTGGTATTTTGTACAATATTGAATGGAATTACCCAATAACAGAAGTCTGGTCTACACATTGGCTTAATTTTTAACTCCAACTGGAAACCTCTGACCAATGGGTTGCCAGGCTTCTTTCAGTCTTCTCGGGCATTAATTTCAAACAACAGCAGACATCTGTACTTTAATCTCTTCCCCTTTTtgtctatgattttttttttttccttacctgtTCCTGAATTTTGATTTCTTGATAGTCCCTGCAGCAGGTAGGAGAAGAGGTTGTTCCAGAGAGACACGTGAACTTGGTTGAGTTGCAGCCTTCCTCATTGAGACAGGCTGCTGGACGACAGAATGCGTAGTACTGCTCAAAGTCAGCCTTGACAACAAACACGTGCTTGCACTTGTTGCAGATGTAACTCCGTTCAAACTCCAGAACCTTCACCGAACTGGTACGTATGACAGTCCCAGTGACTGACAAAAAGTGTCCCACATCCTTGGATTTAGGGATGTGCTCTCGAGTCAGCTCTGGGCAAACAGGCAAACCTGTTAGACAAATATAGGTGCAGCATAAGGCTATGCTTATAAAACAAGGACTTATAATGCAGTTAAACAGAAAGACGAGAAAACATGCCAGACATGAACAGTAGCCATTGTTATTACTGTTTCATAAATGTGATTCAACTATTCATCTGTTGTACCATAAATCTGATTCATTGTCCTCAGATGGTGAAAATCATCAGACACTGAGCACTAGCTGAAAATGTTGCCATTTTACTCTCCCACTCTTGCCAAGGGGTGAATAGTCAAGAACAGTTTCCATTCATGGAAACAGATCCTGATATTCTCATATCTATATTAATTTAGATGCTCTTTTTGTAGATGTCATTTATTCTACAACTGGTTTATCTGAATTACAAATTTTCAGTTGTGCTACTTAACTGTGGTTCAATGTTATTCCCCCAGTTAAACAGGTGTAGCTCCTAATCTTGTGTGAATTCTCAAGTCTAAGCAAATTCACAGTCAGAGAGCATTTGACCTGAAATCCACACTCCATAGCAGAAAACCTCAAGCACAAGGAAGATAGCACAAAAAGAATGGAAAGGGGTTATGACCACAGCCAAAGCAAATTCACTTGTACATTCAAATGCATAGTGACAGGACACTTTCCACTTGGTCTCCTTTAATTCCCCCCAGCAGCTAGTTCAGTCATGTGCTGATCCCACTCAGTGTTCACCCATCACTTGGCACCAGAGTGGCTGAAATCCTCAGGAAGATTAATCTCTCTCAACAACCTACAAagtgttaataaaaataaatggtcCCTGAAATGCTCACCTGAGCAATAAAAGGTATTACCTATTCAGAAATTAGTAATGAACTACAAGATACTAATAATTATAAacttaaattaatttcttagtCTTACTTCCAAAACAGAGCTAGGAAACAGATGTAAAACTACAAATTATGTTCCTAAGGGGACTATTTGTGTGTTTAGGTCAAATCTTCTCAGTAGCTTTcgctgctaaaaaaaaaaaaaaaaaaaaaaaaaaaaaaatcatatttatttCAATGTTTTCAAACCCAAATGCCTTATTTCAGACATGCAGAAACATTCTGGTTTGATGCTTTTAAGCAACACTTGGccttctgcttttgtttaaagaaagtatttttaactaTTAAACTAATTTTAAAGGGTAAGAGAATAAAGTAGAAGAAGTAGAACTAAAtaatcaggaaaagaaagtattttgtaaAACTGCAAACAATTTTTTCTGCTTGACTCTAATAAAGCTATTTAAATGTTCTACCAAGCCTGTTGAAATTTTCATTCTACCACAGATTTGCATTTCTAGTCagtttaggggaaaaaaaatccgtTATTTCTCCACctgttttggcatttttttcttagttcaGTATTGCTGGCCCTGAAAAAACTTTGCAAAATGCATCACATCTTACACTAgagagagctgcagcactgtTGTCAGGATCTATGATGATCCTCTCTGTGAACTTTGAAGAGCCAAGAGTCTAAATGTGCTCTAAAAAGAGCCTTCATTCGGACCACACTAGACTGCTTGACAAACTCTAATTGCGTGTGTGCCCCTTTGAACCAACTTTACTGTATTAGTCACAAAAAGGCTATTAGAAAATACCAGAAGCAGCTTGGCCCTCAGTAACAGACACAGCGGTGCTCAGACTAATGACAAGTAAGGAAAAATCATTTCATGGATTTGTAGCAAAAAGCTGAAGTTACACAATCAAATTCCTACAATGCTGAAATTCAGATAAAGAACTTTATCTTTTACTTTCTTCAGTGAACTCAAGCTAATAATCCATTATTAATTACTGCATATCCACACTCCTTCAGTCCTTTTTGAACCCCTAGATGCCCTGTCCATATTGGTAGAAAGTGCTGAGATTGTTTCTTACACCTGGTGTAAGCAAAATCACTTTTCCTCACTTAGTTCTAAGCCTGACACACAGATCCATCACCCACACTCCTGGTAGTTGCCTGCTGCTCCCATCAAGAATATTGCACCACCTTCTCATTCCCTCCTTATCTGACATGGGAACGGGAAGTGACACTCCAAGATGAGAATCCTGAAGGTAATCAGAACCCAGCATCTACTTAAAAGGTAACAGTATCATGGGAAAATTTGGGTGGAAAAAAGGCTATAGAAAACTCAggttatttcttttgtttcttctgcagtGAGCCTTTTGGTGGTACAGAACATTAACCAAATTCTGTGGACAGATGTTATTTTGATCCAGCTAGACTTGTCAAGGATAACTCCCCCTGTTCTTCACCAATTTCCCTCCAGTTTAGAGATGGAATTATCTGTGACTTTGCTAACTGAATTCTTCTATCAATGATCAGTCAGGCTTGCTTTTATCAGTTATTAAAACTATTTGATCAAGGGGGCTAATTTTGCTGGAGGTTGATAAGTGAACATTTAGACAAAACATCACTGTGGGAGAAATTATCAGCTCCAGCAAGAGGCTgataagagaaaaaggaatgtCTTAAAGACACCACTACTCATGCAGAGATCATTTCCCCTTGCTGTATTCCTTCTAATACTTCCTGGCagctttttaaataataatatgtGGAGTCTTTTTTCATGCTGAAGCCCTCAATAATGTAAATGCATCTCAGAACACTAGGAGGAAAGTTTTACCTCATTCATGCTTTCATAGGTACAGGGAGGTGCCCGAGGTCAAATTTCAGTACAACACAGAGGCCATCCTTTTACCTCACATACTCATCAGCTGTGTATAAGCTCCTCAGCACCTGAATACCACAAGCTAAATATATTTCTGATGTATGCGTTGTCATTACAACATTTTTATGGAAACTCACTGGGATGAAACACAGGCCTATTTACCAACTGTGATTTATCCAAATTCAAGCTGCCAAAAGACTGAATGATCATAAGCCACTCCACaacagggcaggggagggaaacACAGGCTGCCAGCTCTTGGCTTTGCAGACTATTGCTCCAAATTGTTATGATCAGAAATGACCAGAAGGGAGGGTGCCACTGCTGACCCAGTTTCCCACAACAGgcaaaaaagacatttcaacCCCCGAACCTGCACTCCACATTTACCAAACCTCAGAGCTACTACAGATTTCCTAATAATAAGGAATAATTTTATATCATCTTGCAGTGAAAAAATTTACGGAATCCTCCATTAAGGATCACGCCTTCCAACAGTTTGTTCCAATTTTATGACAAGCAATTTTGTAACAGTTAAGCATAAAATTCAACAGTTTCAGGTGAAATTGTTACAAGACAATTCAAAATTTAGACTTTGCCTCTTCTGGAAGATGGCTGGAGCCAATAAGGACTGGAAGCCAGCTGGCATGGTAAGGAAGTCAACCTGCAGTAAAACTTAGGAACTACATATCTTCCcctaaaactttttttttcctggacttttttttccttcttccttttactTCTCTCTAGACTTTCTGCCTAAAAGTGAAATAATGTaaaaccagctgctgctttaaGGAGTCTTTGCCTTGGAAAGGCTTTGGTGTAAGCCCTGACCCAGCGAGAGATGCCAACCATTGCATGCACGCCAGTGGGTACGGCCACGGCTTTTCTTTTGGGAGGTGGTCTACACACATCCATGTGTTTGTACGTGTCCTTTGCTGCTTAATAAACACTGAGGATTCCCCACTTCTTCAAAAACTGAAACGGCAAGAATTAAACTTGCTCATTCCACGGCGCCCCAATAGTTTGTTACAGAGTAAGGAAATTTCGGCAGTTTCCCTGAAGAGTCAGGAAATGTTGGCAGTCCTGGCTGAGAGGTGCAGCTCGCTGCAGCCCCCGCCCCACCACTCACCCGAGACCCTGGCGTGGAGGTTCTGCTTGAGGCTGAGCTGTGCCGGGTCCGCGCTGTCCTGCAGCGCTGCCAGCGCAGCCCGGCGCAGCGCGCTGTCGAAAATCGGGAGCACCTCGCTGGGGAAGGCGTTGAAGTACTCCCCGATCTCCATGTTGGTCTCAAAGAGCGTCAAGGCGTCGACGACGACGGGGTAGTGCGCCTGGTCATCCGCCTCCTTCAGGATGCTCAGGATTTCGTCCCTGTGGTGCTCCAGCACGTAGGACTCGAACACCTGCCCGATGAGGCTCACCTGGTCCGCGCTCAGCACCATGTTGTCCCTGCGCGGGGGCAAGGCGCGAGGAGGCGGTCACACAGCGGCGCAACCCGGTGCGGCCACGCTCCGGGCGGGAAACTTTGTCTTTCTCAGGGAAAAGCCCATCGCGGAGCCAGgcgaggcggggcggggcgcggctcATGAGCTCGGGCAGGGAAACCTCGACACAGCGGCACCACTGCCCCGCCGCTGCCCGGCGCCGAGACCGCGCCAGGCAccggggccgggccgagccTCCCCCCGCCCCTCAGCGACGGCTCCCGCCAACCcagcccgcccggcccccgccaGCCGGTGCCGCCCTCCCGCCGGGGTGGGCGGGGAGCGGGCGGGGCGCTCCTCTCCGCTAATGGGAAAAGCGAACCCGCGCGGCCATCCTTGCCCTCGCTGTGCTGGCGGTGAGGGCGGGTGGCTGCCGCACCGCCTTACCCGGCCCTCCCGTCCCGGCCGCCGCCAGCACGGCAAGTTCTGAAGGCGGCCAGGCGGGCGCTACCCCAAGCGCGTCCCGTCCCTCCTCACCGCCGGGCAGCGAGGGGTGCGCTGCGCTCCCAGCACCGCGCCCGCCGGGCGAGGAGGGCAGCGCTccgcggccgccccgctcccgctcgGTACCTGCAGCGGGGCTGCCTCGCTCCCGCCGGTTCCCGCCGCGCTGAGGCAGCGCTCGCAGCTCCCTCACCCGGCGGGAGGAGCGGCTCCGTCCCCGCCCCTCCGCGCCTCTCCACGCCCGGGCCCGGCGGGCTctgagcggggcggggcggcggagAGCGGCTGGGGCGCTTCCCGCGGGAGAACCGGCCCTCCCAGGAGCAGGCGAGGGGCGGCAAGTCCGGCACGAGGGACACTCCAGCTGCTCGGCCTCTCGGGAACAAAAGATCCACCTACGGGTTCTCCGGGCAATGGTGCCGCACTCTGCACCCCGTGGCAGAGACGCTGCTCCTGTACAGCGGGGGAGGATTGCGAGGCGGGGGGACAGGGGGCTCTGGGCAGGGGTAGCCCCAAGGCTGCTCCCTACAAGTTCCCTCTCCACCCCCGCGGGTTACACCTCGAAGTTTAAATTTGGCTTCTTTAGAGGGAGCTGCACGACAAACCAGCCACTTTCCCCTTCTAAATGAGGGCATAGTAGAGTCTGAGGAGTGGGGGTTTTATGCTTAGTGTAACCAAAAATTAGGGTTTGTTGCAGGCTCTAAAGCTTTCGCTTTTGCCCAGAATTTACAGTATGGTATTTTGAAAAAGttcttatttgtattttttccctgtgtatAACAACCCAGTGACATGCTCTACAactatttgaaatattttgggttttagCTAATTCTGTATCAAAATCGTGTTCAAGGCTGTTACCATtcggtttaaacccagaagagCTAAGAGAACCAAATCTCTGTCTATAAAACGAAAAGAActttgaaggttcaaaatatacCCAAAAAACATCATTAAACCAAACGAGTTTAAATGTTGGTGCGAAAAaaatagttgtttttttttttaatagtaaaaggggcaaagagaaagaaagaaatgtgcatggggggacagggagagagtgACGGGGCTCAGGTGGAAGCATGTCACCCTTCCGAGGGTCTCGAGaacgacgtctcgttgctctCCTCCATCCGGTCCTCTCGGTGATGAGGGTCCCCCGCCGGATCCAGTGGATTGATACACGTTTTGGGCAGGTGGGAACGCCCGCGTGCCTCCCCTAAGGGGGCTGGctttgacactgtcccttgcaacaccgTGGACCTGTAGCACAtgctgcagtgctctggtgcagggtctggggacccctttggggAGCCTTTGAGGGGCGATGACACCccctctgctgtggataagcttttTCCCCGGTGAAgtgccccacagctgagctcgTCTGCACGGCGGAGGGTGAGTGTTAACTGCCCCtcaccagaggcttttccactACACACCCAAAGCCTTTCCCCCCCCACCCTTTGGTTCGAGGGTCTGTGCGAAGCCTGGCAGCTGAAAGCCCTGAGGCTGCGGTCTCCACCCCGAGGGTGTTgagcctgtgctctgtgaaCGTATtcttccccagccctgagtggttactttatcttctcttcatcagcgagcagtcCAGGGCCACAGTCAgagccccattcagggtgtgaTAGTCTTCTCTGGAGCTATAATACAGTTTTTTGCTATAATAGGCAGAAGTCCTTCattaaaatgtttaagtcataagctataatatttcagtctccgACACAGGCAAAAGGAGGTTCTCGAGCAGTTTGCCTGTTCCCTCCAGTCACTTTGCAGCATGTGTGCACACTTGCTAACAAGTGCTGTGCTTGCATGTTTGAATTCTGTCCTCACGGAGTTCAGTATAAGAAGACTGTCTTCTgatttatttgtgtattttcttgGTACCTCTGAAAAGGTATTTGAATATCTTTTTCATACATCCATTCAAGTCTTGCAATATCAGAGAGCATAGCTTTATGTCCCCATAACTTCAAAGTGTTGAGCAATCTTAAATCTTCTCTCCATTGAGCTTCTCGCTCTCAGGACCTCCCACCGTTGGCCTGTATTAATGATGAATTATGGATAGgcaatcaaaacaaaaatcactgcCCGTGTAAGATCTTAACCAAAAAATGTACTACAATAAAACTATTAGTTCTATAATAAAAACATATCAGAAGAAATGTACACAGTTtacattttaatacaaaattttaCAGTTGGTGGAGGGGAAAATTAAcacttttcaaacaaaatatcCTTTAGATGCCTTATTACCAAGTTATGATGTATGGCTTCAATATATAAAGCAACTGCCTTAGTGCTTTCATAAAACTAAGATAATTAATTGGAATGTCTAgcatgctgggtttttttcctccgaGTCCTATTTAAATGTGATCTTAATGAATAAGAAAGCTGCAGTGGTTACTTCACCTCTTGACTATATTATCTCACTATCCATGAGGTCATCTGAAGAATGTTTGGCCAGCAAAGAAGGGAATGGTCTTGAAATGTTTGGGGGGAAAGTTCGTGTGGAATTTCACAGGTACTTTAAATCACAAATCAGATTTCTCTGAATTGCTACTCCACATGCTATCAGAAGAGGGTTCTGCATAGGACTCCTGTCTAGTGAATCAGTGGGTGGAACTTCAGTTACCTCTCCCGCCATTATCTGCAAACACAAACTTCTTCAGGGTACTTGTAGATGTTGCCTAAATCCTCACCTGAAGGAAAAAGTGTTTCCAGCAAAAGACTGCTTCATGGGGACTATAAAGAGGAAGTGTTTTAGCCCCTAGAAATGTCtctagaagaaaaatacattttgttttataaagtGGTCCTGGAGTAACTAATTTAATAGATACAGCTGCAAAGGCACTGCTGACATCTGcacttaa
The DNA window shown above is from Corvus hawaiiensis isolate bCorHaw1 chromosome 3, bCorHaw1.pri.cur, whole genome shotgun sequence and carries:
- the MCM9 gene encoding DNA helicase MCM9 isoform X2, whose amino-acid sequence is MVLSADQVSLIGQVFESYVLEHHRDEILSILKEADDQAHYPVVVDALTLFETNMEIGEYFNAFPSEVLPIFDSALRRAALAALQDSADPAQLSLKQNLHARVSGLPVCPELTREHIPKSKDVGHFLSVTGTVIRTSSVKVLEFERSYICNKCKHVFVVKADFEQYYAFCRPAACLNEEGCNSTKFTCLSGTTSSPTCCRDYQEIKIQEQVQRLSVGSIPRCMMVVLEDDLVDSCKSGDDITVYGVVMQRWKPFHEGARCDLELVLKANYVKVNNEQLAGVVIDEEVRKEFEDFWERHRNDPLAGRNEILASLCPQVFGLYLVKLAVAMVLAGGVQRTDAAGTRTRGESHLLLVGDPGTGKSQFLKYAVKIMPRSVLTAGIGSTSADKPVTPLVPWTAKYPAMPPKLHYLKLEMFKCVLLPSPPVMAFYVPCRSLRFAFKIAFLVPPADSSLYHLCLDQKSRKKPSIHLLQLCSHLTL